Genomic window (Bosea sp. (in: a-proteobacteria)):
CTGACAGCCAACCGCACCTTGGGGCTGCGCGTTGCGCTGGGCGAGCAGCCGGATATGGCGCTGATCGCCGTCACCCATGCGCTGGCTTCCCGGCTGTTCTACCGATACGCCGATGCCTCCTGCCTCGAAATCCGGCCCACCAGTGCCGAACTCGGCGGGCATGCCCCCGGCATCGAGGACACGGTAGCGGCGAAGACGCTGGCGGATCGTCATGCCGCATGGCAGGCGGATATTCCGCAGGACAGCGCCGACCTATGGAGCTTCATCGCGCGGCTGGATCAGGCGAGCGTGATGGCGCTGCTAGCGCACCCCGAACAGGGCAAGCCGATCCGGATGGCGGCCGAGTACGTTCGCGTTGCCTTTCCCAAGCTCTTCGGCACGGCTCGCCTGATCTCTATGCGGCTTGTGGGACCGGCTCCCGATAGGGCTCGCCGGTGGTCATGATCGCCCAGACCACCCGGGCAGTCTTATTCGCCAAGCACCGCCGATCTCGGCCAGAGAGAGGGCGATCCCGTTCGACGCCATTGCAGAAACGAAGACCACAGCGGTCCCGGATCGGTTCCATGCCCAGCCAAACGCAGGCTCCCGGGCATCCCCGTCGGAGTATTGCCCCCCAGTCCTTCGCTTCGCACCATCCTGCAAACCACGGCGCGCGGCGAAATCCCCATAGCGCACGGCCCCGGGCCGCGGCTTCCTCCCCTGGAGGTTTTCGGACGCCGGCCCATCAGCCCAGTCCGAACCCGATCGCACGGGCCGCCATCCGAAATCATTCACACTAGGTCGTGTGGACGAACCTGATCCAGATGCGGATCGTCGCAAGTTGGACGAAGCCGAGGAAGCTGGACGCGAGCTTGTCGTAGCGCGTCGCAACGCGGCGTGAGTGCTTGATCTTGTTGAAGAAGCGCTCGATGCGGTTGCGGTGGGCGTAGGTCTTCCGGCAGACGGGGCGCTGGACCCTACGGTTCGTTTTGGTCGGGATGACAGGCTCGATGCCGCGGCCTTCAAGGTCGTCCCGAATGGCGTCGCTGTCATAGCCTTTGTCGGCGAGCATGGCGACGGGATCGGGTGCGTCCTCGTCCATGAGGTCGCCATAGGCTGTCATGTCCGAGGCCTGGCCGGGCGTCAGGCGGAAGCCGACCGCAAGACCCTCCGCATTCGCTCTGGTATGAACTTTGGTCGTGAGCCCACCGCGCGAACGGCCAATACCGTTTCTCTGAATCCCCCCCTTCCTCCGGCAGCGTGCTGGTGCGCCCGGACGATGGTGGAATCGATCATCTGCATTGTGTTGTCAGAGGCTTCGCTTTCGGCCAAGGCGCTCAACATCACGTCCCAGACGCCCGCCTCGGTCCAGCGGCGATATTGTCGGTGGACCGAATTCCACTTGCCCAGTTCGTCGGGCAGATCGCGCCAGGGCGAGCCGGTGCGCGTGACCCAAAGGACCGCGTCGAGCACCCTGCGATGATCGCTGGGAGGGCGGCCGCCCTGTGCGCCGCTCTCAAGCAGAAAAGGCGCGAAGAACGCCCATTCCTCGTCCGTCATCAGCCCGCGAAGCACCGCTGCTCTCCCCAAAGACCAGCTTTGATGATGTGGACGCCCCTGCCCACCGGCGGCGCTATGGTGCCGATCCGGCTGCCGAAGCAGCGAGAGGAGCGTGCGCGATGACGATCACGACGATTGGACTGGACCTGGCGAAGAGCGTCTTTCAGGCGCATGGGATTGATGAGAACGGCGCGACGGCATTGGTCAGGAAGCTGCATCGCAAGCAGATGCTGCCGTTCTTCTCAAAGCTTCCGCCCTGCCTGATCGGCGTGGAGGCATGCGGAACGGCGCACCATTGGGCGCGAACGCTCTCGGCGATGGGACATGAGGTTCGCCTGATCCCGCCGTCCTACGTCAAGGCCTTCGTCAAGCGCGGCAAAAGCGACGCCCTCGACGCAGAGGCGATCTGCGAAGCGGTCCAGCGGCGGACAATGCAGTTCGTACCGGTGAAGACGGTCGACCAGCAGGGCATCCTCATGACCCATCGCGCCCGCTCGTTGCTTGTTCGCCAGCGCACGCAAGCCGCCAACGCCTTGCGATCGCATCTGGCCGAGCTGGGGCTTGTCGCCAATCCCGGCGTCGCCAATTTGGCGAGGCTCGCCGAGCAGGCGCTCTCGGACAGGGACGCGCTTCCTTCCTTCGCCCGCGCAGCGCTGGAGATCATGCTTCGCCAGATCGTGGCCCTCGGCCAGGAGATCGCGGAACTCGATCGGCAGATCGCCTCCTGGCATGTCGAGAGCGAAGCAAGCCGCAGGCTCGCCGCTATTCCGGGCCTTGGTGTGATCACGGCGACCGCGGTCGCCGCCACCGTCACCGATCCCGATCAGTTCCGCTCCGGCCGGCAGTTTGCCGCGTGGCTGGGCCTGACGCCACAGCAGCAGTCGACCGGCGGCAAGACCAGGCTGGGCGGAATCTCGAAGCAGGGAGACCGCTACCTCCGTCGATTGCTCGTCGTCGGCGCCACCGCCGTCATCCGGCACACGAAGGACAAGCCGACGCCCATGGCCGCCTGGATCAGGAAGCTCTTGGAGAAGAAGCCTTTCAGGCTCGTCTCGATCGCGCTCGCCAA
Coding sequences:
- a CDS encoding IS5 family transposase (programmed frameshift), giving the protein MTDEEWAFFAPFLLESGAQGGRPPSDHRRVLDAVLWVTRTGSPWRDLPDELGKWNSVHRQYRRWTEAGVWDVMLSALAESEASDNTMQMIDSTIVRAHQHAAGGKGGIQRNGIGRSRGGLTTKVHTRANAEGLAVGFRLTPGQASDMTAYGDLMDEDAPDPVAMLADKGYDSDAIRDDLEGRGIEPVIPTKTNRRVQRPVCRKTYAHRNRIERFFNKIKHSRRVATRYDKLASSFLGFVQLATIRIWIRFVHTT
- a CDS encoding IS110 family transposase — its product is MTITTIGLDLAKSVFQAHGIDENGATALVRKLHRKQMLPFFSKLPPCLIGVEACGTAHHWARTLSAMGHEVRLIPPSYVKAFVKRGKSDALDAEAICEAVQRRTMQFVPVKTVDQQGILMTHRARSLLVRQRTQAANALRSHLAELGLVANPGVANLARLAEQALSDRDALPSFARAALEIMLRQIVALGQEIAELDRQIASWHVESEASRRLAAIPGLGVITATAVAATVTDPDQFRSGRQFAAWLGLTPQQQSTGGKTRLGGISKQGDRYLRRLLVVGATAVIRHTKDKPTPMAAWIRKLLEKKPFRLVSIALANKLARIAWVLMTRKESYRPQQHAA